Proteins found in one Prochlorothrix hollandica PCC 9006 = CALU 1027 genomic segment:
- a CDS encoding sensor domain-containing protein, giving the protein MFWGFGWHQDWFNGWPGGWANLATPAVTAPWQSLILPLGAIALGLGLGLYSLSLLRQLRQTRTDLLFLQRVMDALPMAVFIKDGQKGALSQHLMWNKASEDLFGVSATDAIGKNAFDFFPEVQAQTFLERDQVAFTTGEIQYIPAEEVESISLGKRIIQIIKIPLYDRQQQPQYLLCCVQDVTERTKAENGLRHSERRYRYLIENLNVGVVVHNPKTEIILANSTASELLNLSIDQLLGKDAIDPDWHFQCVKGLPLAVEDYPVNQIISTQSAIKNKIIAIVSPNDPKNWVLINGFPEFDKSHQLKQIVITFSDITQLKLVEAALRQSELRLHAIIDTTSYGIIIIDDGGIIQFTNPAASKLFRRSQSDLLKHTLGIPILSESSVEIEVPQGDGTLKIIDLRVASLEWDRKPAQLVSLQDITARKAIEKQLRHEVIHDSLTQLPNRNFFMDRLDLALAQWELHQDFLFAILFIDLDRFKIINDSLGHLVGDQLLVQMGQVLKSQVRPTDVVARFGGDEFVILLEDYTTIDSIETVAKSIQNALKIPFCLGDQQIFSTVSIGIALSSNNYTNSLEMLRDVDNAMYQAKAQGKACYKIFDQAMHRKSLQALQLESSLHFAIDLQEFYLQYQPIVNVERGELVGFEALVRWLHPSQGSIPPGLFIPLAEETGLILPISDWVLREACRCLKGWEPHLQAYDQFRLSVNLSVRQIQLPNFIATVDQIIAESHVNPAHLKLEITEGIFIENQTQVTQVLTALKQRNIEVSIDDFGTGYSSLSYLHTFPINTLKVDRSFIHKINSDANSAPIVKAIITLAHTLNMDIIAEGVETPQQLRMLQALHCEMIQGYIISPSLYEPEARTLINQHYFDLSKL; this is encoded by the coding sequence GTGTTCTGGGGCTTCGGTTGGCATCAGGATTGGTTCAATGGCTGGCCGGGGGGCTGGGCCAACTTGGCAACCCCAGCGGTGACGGCACCCTGGCAATCCCTGATCTTGCCCCTGGGGGCGATCGCCCTGGGCCTCGGCCTGGGTCTCTATAGTCTGAGCCTGCTGAGGCAACTGCGCCAAACCCGCACCGATCTCTTGTTTTTACAACGGGTCATGGATGCCCTACCCATGGCGGTGTTCATCAAAGATGGGCAAAAGGGAGCCTTAAGTCAACATTTGATGTGGAACAAAGCCAGCGAAGACCTATTTGGTGTATCGGCGACGGATGCGATCGGTAAAAATGCATTTGATTTTTTCCCAGAGGTTCAAGCCCAAACCTTTTTAGAACGGGATCAAGTGGCCTTTACCACTGGAGAAATCCAATATATTCCCGCTGAAGAGGTGGAGAGTATTAGCTTAGGGAAGCGTATTATTCAAATTATTAAGATTCCCCTCTACGATCGCCAGCAACAACCCCAATATCTCCTCTGTTGTGTCCAAGATGTGACGGAACGGACCAAGGCAGAAAATGGCCTGCGCCACAGTGAAAGACGCTATCGCTACTTAATCGAAAACCTTAATGTCGGCGTGGTAGTTCACAACCCTAAGACGGAAATTATTCTTGCCAATTCCACAGCATCTGAGTTGTTAAATCTGTCCATAGATCAGTTGTTAGGTAAGGATGCTATTGATCCTGATTGGCATTTTCAATGCGTTAAAGGTTTACCTTTGGCGGTTGAAGACTATCCCGTTAATCAGATTATTAGTACTCAATCTGCGATTAAAAATAAGATTATTGCGATCGTATCACCCAATGACCCAAAAAATTGGGTTTTAATTAATGGATTTCCTGAATTCGACAAGAGTCATCAACTCAAACAGATCGTGATTACCTTTTCGGATATTACTCAACTGAAGTTAGTGGAAGCAGCACTACGCCAAAGTGAGTTGCGGCTCCATGCTATTATTGATACCACCTCCTACGGCATTATTATTATTGATGATGGGGGTATAATTCAGTTTACAAACCCTGCTGCATCTAAACTTTTCAGGCGTTCCCAATCTGACTTATTGAAGCATACTTTAGGAATTCCAATTCTGAGCGAATCATCGGTGGAAATTGAAGTTCCTCAAGGAGATGGAACCCTTAAGATTATTGATCTACGAGTGGCTTCCTTGGAATGGGATCGCAAACCAGCCCAGTTGGTTTCTCTTCAAGATATTACGGCCCGCAAAGCGATCGAGAAACAGTTACGCCATGAAGTAATCCACGATTCCCTAACCCAATTACCGAACCGCAATTTCTTTATGGATCGGTTAGATTTAGCCCTAGCTCAATGGGAATTACACCAAGATTTTCTCTTTGCGATACTATTTATTGATCTCGATCGCTTTAAAATCATTAATGATAGCTTAGGTCATTTGGTGGGGGATCAACTCTTGGTGCAAATGGGACAGGTCTTGAAAAGCCAGGTGCGCCCCACCGATGTAGTAGCTCGGTTTGGGGGCGATGAATTTGTGATTTTACTAGAGGACTACACCACTATTGATAGTATTGAGACGGTAGCCAAGTCTATCCAGAATGCTCTAAAAATTCCGTTTTGTTTAGGAGATCAGCAAATCTTTAGTACCGTCAGCATTGGCATCGCCCTTAGCTCCAATAACTATACTAATAGTTTAGAAATGCTGCGGGATGTGGATAATGCCATGTATCAGGCCAAGGCCCAGGGTAAAGCCTGTTATAAAATTTTTGATCAGGCCATGCATCGAAAATCTCTCCAAGCCCTACAACTGGAAAGTAGTTTACACTTCGCCATCGATCTCCAGGAATTTTATCTGCAATATCAACCGATCGTCAATGTGGAGCGGGGAGAATTAGTGGGGTTTGAAGCCCTGGTGCGATGGCTCCATCCCAGCCAGGGCAGTATTCCCCCTGGTCTTTTTATTCCCCTGGCGGAAGAAACCGGCTTGATTTTGCCCATCAGTGATTGGGTATTGCGGGAAGCCTGCCGTTGCCTAAAAGGCTGGGAACCCCACCTCCAAGCCTATGATCAGTTTCGCCTCAGCGTTAATCTTTCTGTTCGTCAAATTCAACTACCCAACTTTATTGCAACCGTCGATCAAATCATTGCCGAAAGCCATGTTAACCCGGCCCACCTCAAGCTAGAAATTACGGAAGGTATTTTCATTGAGAACCAAACCCAAGTCACCCAAGTTCTCACAGCCCTAAAACAGCGAAATATTGAGGTTAGTATTGATGATTTCGGGACAGGCTACTCGTCCCTTAGTTACCTGCACACCTTTCCTATCAATACCCTTAAGGTTGATAGGTCTTTCATTCATAAAATTAATAGTGATGCCAATAGTGCCCCGATCGTCAAGGCAATTATTACCCTAGCCCATACCCTTAATATGGATATCATTGCTGAAGGGGTTGAAACGCCCCAGCAGTTGCGAATGCTCCAAGCCCTACACTGCGAAATGATCCAGGGTTATATTATTTCCCCATCGCTCTATGAACCAGAGGCTAGAACTTTAATTAATCAGCATTACTTTGATTTATCCAAGCTTTGA
- a CDS encoding DUF3696 domain-containing protein translates to MLKTLHLQNFKAWSDLNIQFGRITGIFGRNSSGKTSILQFLLLLKQTKEATDQGLTLHLGGANELVNLGTSQQILHHPASSSILKWELTWQLPQQLKISDPVGKQTDILFSGDQLSIKVEIEIEKQDIQTQILAYFFDNYKFEMRKGSNSSDYLLEATGKPDKKFQFIRHKGRVWKLPAPIKTHLFPDQVKTYHQNANFLGFLEQEYEDLINKIYYLGPLREPPQRNYQWSRVQPWDVGYRGERAIDAILAANSRGEKRNLRKRGHYKTLEEMVAHWLKELGLIEDFFVSAISPESSLYEVKVTTDKGSLPVNLADVGFGVSQILPVLVLVYYVPEGSIIIMEQPEIHLHPSAQSGLADVLLQVAHHRNLSIVVESHSEHLLRRFQRRVAEGEYLAPDIKLYFCDRVDGRSQLQDLHVNQFGEIQNWPQDFFGDGLGEITATRMATLQRKIQQENQPV, encoded by the coding sequence ATGCTTAAGACACTACATCTCCAGAACTTCAAAGCTTGGTCTGACCTTAATATTCAATTTGGCCGCATCACAGGGATCTTTGGGCGTAACAGCTCCGGTAAAACTAGCATCCTCCAATTTCTATTGCTCCTGAAGCAAACCAAAGAAGCAACCGATCAAGGCTTAACCCTACACCTCGGTGGAGCCAATGAACTCGTTAACCTAGGCACTTCCCAACAGATTCTCCACCACCCTGCTAGCTCCTCCATCCTGAAGTGGGAACTCACCTGGCAGCTTCCCCAACAGCTAAAAATTTCTGATCCCGTTGGCAAACAGACAGATATTCTCTTTTCTGGGGATCAGCTTTCTATAAAAGTAGAGATCGAGATCGAGAAACAGGATATTCAAACCCAGATTTTAGCTTATTTTTTTGATAACTATAAATTTGAAATGCGAAAAGGATCAAATTCATCAGATTATCTCCTGGAAGCAACGGGGAAACCAGACAAGAAATTCCAGTTTATTCGCCACAAAGGTCGGGTCTGGAAACTTCCTGCACCCATCAAAACCCACCTTTTTCCGGATCAAGTCAAAACCTACCACCAGAATGCTAATTTCCTGGGCTTTCTAGAGCAGGAATATGAAGACTTGATCAATAAAATCTACTACTTAGGACCACTGCGGGAACCCCCTCAGCGCAACTATCAGTGGTCTAGGGTACAGCCTTGGGATGTGGGTTACCGGGGAGAACGAGCCATAGACGCTATCCTTGCCGCCAACTCTAGGGGTGAGAAACGTAATCTTAGAAAAAGGGGACATTATAAAACACTAGAAGAAATGGTTGCGCACTGGCTCAAAGAACTGGGCTTAATTGAAGATTTTTTTGTGTCAGCAATCTCCCCTGAGTCTAGCCTCTATGAGGTTAAGGTCACGACAGACAAGGGGAGTCTTCCGGTCAACCTCGCCGATGTTGGGTTTGGTGTGTCGCAAATTCTGCCTGTGTTAGTTCTGGTCTATTATGTTCCTGAGGGCAGTATTATTATCATGGAACAACCGGAAATCCATTTGCATCCCTCGGCCCAAAGTGGTTTAGCTGATGTCTTACTCCAAGTTGCCCACCATCGCAACCTGAGTATTGTTGTTGAGAGCCACAGTGAACATCTCCTGCGGCGTTTCCAGCGGCGAGTTGCTGAAGGTGAATATCTAGCGCCAGATATTAAGCTTTATTTTTGCGATCGAGTAGACGGTAGATCCCAGCTTCAAGATCTCCACGTCAACCAATTCGGAGAGATCCAAAACTGGCCACAAGATTTTTTTGGCGATGGACTCGGCGAAATAACAGCAACTCGCATGGCCACACTCCAGCGCAAGATTCAGCAGGAGAATCAACCAGTATGA
- the ilvB gene encoding biosynthetic-type acetolactate synthase large subunit has product MKSTDQAQSITKQRATGAYALIDSLKRHGVRHIFGYPGGAILPIYDALYLAEVEGDIQHILVRHEQGGSHAADAYARATGKVGVCFGTSGPGATNLVTGIATAQMDSIPMVVITGQVPRAAIGTDAFQETDIYGITLPIVKHSYVVRDPQDMARIVAEAFHIASTGRPGPVLIDVPKDVGLEEFDYVPVEPGSIRLAGYRPTVKGNPKQINQAVHLIQDSKRPLLYVGGGAIAAGAHSEIQELANQFKIPVTTTLMGKGAFDENHPLALGMLGMHGTAYANFAVSECDLLIAVGARFDDRVTGKLDQFAAKAKVIHIDIDPAEVGKNRLPEVPIVGDVRQVLVDMLRRVKEVGDQGSQDQTQPWLTRIEQWKHLYPLTVPSYPDIISPQEVIVGVHRQAPHAYYTTDVGQHQMWAAQFLKNGPRRWISSAGLGTMGFGMPAALGVQVALPQETVICIAGDASILMNIQELATLAQYKISAKIVIVNNGWQGMVRQWQEAFYGERYSSSNMQPGMPDFVKVAEAFGVKGLLVEERCDLEGAIAQMLAHDGPVLLDVRVKRDENCYPMVAPGKTNSQMLGLPSHPQDVNAPSVLECPGCGAKNVVTNRFCPECGTQITLPSQDQ; this is encoded by the coding sequence ATGAAGTCCACCGACCAAGCCCAAAGCATTACTAAGCAACGTGCCACCGGGGCGTATGCCCTGATCGACAGCCTCAAGCGCCACGGTGTTCGCCACATTTTTGGCTATCCCGGTGGTGCCATTTTGCCCATTTACGATGCCCTTTACCTGGCAGAAGTCGAAGGGGACATCCAACATATTCTTGTGCGCCATGAGCAGGGGGGATCCCATGCGGCAGATGCCTATGCGCGGGCTACGGGGAAAGTGGGGGTGTGCTTTGGCACCTCTGGTCCTGGGGCCACTAACCTGGTGACCGGCATCGCCACCGCCCAAATGGACTCCATTCCCATGGTGGTGATCACGGGCCAAGTGCCCCGCGCCGCCATCGGCACCGATGCCTTCCAGGAAACTGATATCTATGGCATTACCCTGCCGATCGTCAAACATTCCTATGTGGTGCGGGATCCCCAGGATATGGCCCGCATTGTGGCGGAAGCGTTCCACATTGCCAGCACCGGTCGCCCGGGTCCCGTCTTAATTGATGTGCCCAAGGATGTGGGGCTGGAGGAATTTGACTATGTGCCCGTGGAGCCGGGGAGTATTCGTCTGGCGGGCTACCGTCCGACGGTGAAGGGGAACCCCAAGCAAATTAACCAGGCGGTGCACCTGATCCAAGACTCGAAGCGGCCTCTGCTCTATGTGGGTGGGGGGGCGATCGCCGCCGGTGCCCACAGCGAAATTCAGGAACTCGCCAACCAGTTCAAAATCCCCGTCACCACCACCCTGATGGGCAAAGGTGCCTTTGACGAAAACCACCCCCTGGCCCTGGGGATGTTGGGGATGCATGGGACTGCCTATGCCAACTTTGCCGTCAGTGAGTGCGATTTGTTGATCGCGGTGGGGGCACGGTTCGACGATCGGGTGACCGGTAAGCTGGATCAATTTGCCGCCAAGGCTAAGGTGATCCACATCGACATCGACCCCGCCGAGGTGGGCAAAAATCGCCTGCCGGAGGTGCCGATCGTCGGTGATGTGCGTCAGGTTTTGGTGGATATGTTGCGGCGGGTTAAGGAAGTGGGAGACCAGGGATCCCAAGACCAAACCCAGCCCTGGCTGACCCGCATTGAGCAGTGGAAACACCTCTATCCCCTCACGGTGCCCTCCTATCCCGACATCATTTCTCCCCAGGAAGTGATCGTAGGGGTTCACCGCCAAGCCCCCCATGCCTACTACACCACTGATGTGGGGCAACACCAAATGTGGGCGGCCCAGTTCCTCAAAAACGGACCTCGCCGCTGGATCTCTAGTGCCGGTCTGGGCACCATGGGCTTTGGGATGCCTGCGGCCCTGGGGGTTCAGGTGGCCTTGCCCCAGGAAACGGTGATTTGTATTGCCGGGGATGCCAGCATTCTGATGAATATTCAGGAACTAGCCACCCTGGCCCAATACAAGATTTCGGCCAAAATTGTCATTGTCAATAATGGCTGGCAGGGGATGGTGCGCCAGTGGCAGGAAGCGTTCTATGGGGAGCGCTATTCGTCCTCTAATATGCAGCCGGGGATGCCCGATTTTGTCAAGGTGGCGGAAGCCTTTGGGGTCAAGGGGCTGTTGGTGGAGGAGCGTTGTGATCTGGAGGGGGCGATCGCCCAAATGCTTGCCCATGACGGTCCGGTGTTGCTGGATGTGCGGGTGAAGCGGGATGAGAACTGTTACCCCATGGTGGCTCCTGGGAAGACGAATTCCCAAATGTTAGGTCTGCCCAGCCATCCCCAGGATGTCAATGCACCGTCGGTGCTGGAATGTCCGGGCTGTGGCGCGAAGAATGTGGTGACGAATCGTTTCTGTCCGGAGTGTGGCACCCAAATCACTCTCCCCAGCCAGGATCAGTAG
- a CDS encoding HAD family hydrolase, which yields MVFLAWFIRFCGSALYFSPVFQPCISALYNQSTTMKLALLITAMGPEIRYAPPGEVDATWASSLGSDWDRLGVEAIAAAIPALTPQAASEQGPFKLSYSLAPDRAEATLGELRGQFQRQGLGVMKPRVSLATLATI from the coding sequence TTGGTTTTTTTAGCCTGGTTTATCCGGTTCTGTGGGTCAGCCCTGTATTTTAGCCCTGTATTTCAGCCCTGTATTTCAGCCCTGTATAACCAGAGTACCACCATGAAATTAGCCTTATTGATTACCGCCATGGGTCCTGAGATTCGCTATGCTCCCCCTGGGGAAGTGGATGCAACCTGGGCCAGTAGCCTAGGGTCGGACTGGGATCGTTTGGGGGTGGAGGCGATCGCTGCTGCTATCCCTGCCCTCACCCCTCAGGCTGCCTCGGAACAGGGACCCTTTAAGCTCAGCTATTCCCTTGCCCCAGACCGGGCAGAGGCGACCCTAGGGGAACTGCGGGGGCAATTTCAGCGCCAGGGGCTAGGGGTTATGAAACCCAGGGTGAGTCTCGCCACTCTCGCCACTATTTAG
- a CDS encoding HAMP domain-containing methyl-accepting chemotaxis protein: MVQSPNSTTQKLSTKLYIGFAVPAIAIAFIGGFSLYSFSRIDRSVGTIYDDRVVPLQQLKTISDAYAVSVIDAINKAHGKEWTMAQALSAINSASLTIEQNWQTYTQTKLTPDEEKLVQEAEVLFQAADVDIAQLQQLLQTGTPEALVAFDGPLYAVIDPLTTKIQELSDLQLRVAATERQNAAQLYIWTRNAFLTLLVGSLILASPLGYLFSRMVTAALRETIDAVAGAASEIASATEEHERISAQQASSVQETATTMEQLNAFAKNTAQQAESVALGSKESLTLTQNGTQAVSQTLDSIQDLRHKVETIADRIVHLSEQTQQIGTIAELVSNLANQTNMLALNAAVEAVRAGSQGKGFAIVAQEIRKLADQSKQASEKINVLVTDIQSAISSTVVVTQQGTQTAESSVQVVEISAHAFDRVAQGAETMMISGQQIALSAEQQVKAIQEVVMAIRNLNRAAAETTGSIGQTKVGMQQLNHTMERLKSMV, encoded by the coding sequence ATGGTGCAGTCCCCTAATTCAACAACCCAAAAGTTGAGTACTAAGCTCTACATTGGGTTTGCAGTACCTGCGATCGCCATTGCTTTTATCGGTGGTTTTTCTCTCTATTCCTTCAGCCGGATCGATCGCAGTGTGGGAACGATTTACGACGATCGGGTGGTTCCCCTCCAACAACTCAAAACAATTTCCGATGCCTACGCCGTATCCGTCATTGATGCCATCAACAAAGCCCATGGCAAAGAGTGGACCATGGCCCAGGCGCTCAGTGCCATTAATAGCGCCTCCCTGACCATTGAACAAAACTGGCAAACCTATACCCAAACCAAACTGACTCCCGACGAAGAGAAGTTAGTGCAGGAAGCAGAAGTGTTGTTTCAAGCAGCCGATGTCGATATTGCCCAGTTACAACAACTGCTGCAAACAGGAACCCCTGAAGCCCTAGTCGCCTTTGACGGTCCCCTCTATGCCGTCATCGATCCCTTAACCACCAAAATCCAGGAACTCAGCGATCTGCAACTGAGGGTAGCAGCGACGGAACGCCAAAATGCGGCCCAACTCTACATCTGGACCCGCAATGCCTTTCTGACCCTGTTGGTGGGGTCCCTGATCCTGGCTTCACCCCTGGGCTATTTATTCAGCCGCATGGTGACCGCTGCCCTCCGGGAGACCATTGATGCTGTGGCAGGTGCAGCCAGTGAAATTGCCAGTGCGACGGAGGAACATGAACGCATTAGTGCCCAACAGGCCAGCTCTGTCCAAGAAACCGCGACGACGATGGAGCAATTAAATGCTTTTGCCAAAAATACAGCGCAACAGGCCGAAAGTGTGGCCCTCGGTTCCAAGGAATCCCTCACCTTGACCCAAAATGGAACCCAGGCGGTGAGCCAAACCCTGGATAGTATCCAAGATCTGCGGCACAAGGTGGAAACCATTGCCGATCGCATTGTCCATCTCAGCGAACAAACCCAGCAAATTGGCACGATTGCCGAGTTGGTCAGTAATTTAGCTAACCAAACCAATATGCTGGCCCTCAATGCGGCGGTGGAAGCTGTGCGGGCGGGGAGCCAGGGCAAGGGGTTTGCCATTGTGGCCCAGGAGATCCGGAAATTGGCGGATCAAAGCAAACAAGCGAGTGAGAAGATTAATGTGCTGGTGACTGATATCCAATCCGCCATTAGTTCGACGGTGGTGGTGACGCAACAGGGAACCCAAACCGCAGAGTCCAGTGTGCAGGTGGTGGAAATTAGTGCCCATGCCTTCGATCGGGTGGCCCAGGGGGCGGAAACGATGATGATCAGTGGTCAGCAAATTGCCCTCAGTGCGGAACAGCAGGTCAAGGCGATCCAGGAGGTGGTGATGGCGATTCGCAACCTCAACCGGGCGGCGGCGGAAACGACGGGCAGTATTGGCCAAACTAAGGTGGGAATGCAGCAGCTTAATCACACCATGGAGCGACTGAAATCCATGGTTTAG
- a CDS encoding alpha/beta fold hydrolase, with the protein MSASSTSTVLWICTSPSLKRFNQPLLAQLAPHATVLEWEYCQDPDRGCSLDQTVDLLHNFIRRFLQTQTQPRHLHLAGHGISGVVALLYARRHPQWVRSLSLVGVGAQPGVTWHSYYYLRRQLTRWSRPVLMSQMVVSLFGEQSRSNHLCLRRRLEQDLDHALSPHSLLRPGVIAQGSPNAPLLLAGAADDTIIDPVSVQGWQEFLKPCDRLWIAPQGRHFFHNTYPAPVAEQLLRFWDSLPEVSPTSQTPTASPRSQTSTG; encoded by the coding sequence ATGTCTGCCTCCTCTACCTCGACTGTCCTCTGGATTTGCACCAGTCCGAGCCTCAAGCGTTTTAACCAACCCCTCCTGGCCCAACTGGCCCCCCATGCTACGGTGCTGGAGTGGGAATATTGCCAGGATCCCGATCGGGGCTGTTCGTTGGATCAAACGGTTGATCTACTCCACAACTTCATTCGCCGGTTTCTGCAAACCCAAACCCAACCCCGCCATCTCCACTTGGCAGGCCATGGTATCAGCGGCGTGGTGGCCCTGCTCTATGCCCGCCGCCATCCCCAGTGGGTGCGCTCCCTCAGCCTGGTGGGGGTGGGTGCCCAGCCGGGGGTAACCTGGCACTCCTACTATTACCTGCGACGACAACTGACCCGCTGGAGCCGCCCGGTGTTGATGAGCCAAATGGTGGTGAGTTTGTTTGGGGAACAGTCCCGATCGAACCACCTCTGTTTGCGCCGACGGCTAGAGCAGGATCTGGATCATGCCCTCAGTCCCCATTCCCTGCTGAGACCGGGAGTCATTGCCCAAGGTAGCCCCAATGCGCCCCTGTTGCTGGCCGGAGCCGCCGATGACACCATTATCGATCCGGTGAGTGTGCAAGGGTGGCAAGAGTTCCTGAAACCCTGCGATCGCCTCTGGATTGCCCCCCAAGGTCGCCATTTTTTCCACAACACCTATCCCGCCCCCGTCGCTGAGCAACTGTTGAGGTTCTGGGACAGTTTGCCGGAGGTCAGCCCCACCTCCCAAACCCCGACCGCCTCCCCCAGATCCCAGACATCCACCGGTTAA
- a CDS encoding isoaspartyl peptidase/L-asparaginase has translation MQPKLIIHGGAGSSLQGKGGVEAVRKLLYGILEEVYGLLKEGASASDAVVRGCQLLEDEPRFNAGTGSVLQSDGQIRMSASLMDGHRQRFSGVINVARVKNPIDLALRLQAEDDRVLSDQGSAELLRELQLPIYNPLTDLRLNEWMEERKGNFHRTMAGVIAEPEAAPGRDPEAGRGTIGVVALDQDGHLAAGTSTGGKGFERIGRVSDSAMPAGNYANGQGAVSCTGIGEDIIEECLAARIVIRVTDGLSLQTAFEKSMQEAGANGRDLGAIGLDRTGVIAWGKTSEVLLGAYHSGEKLGDTLELEPGVQVGRLY, from the coding sequence ATGCAACCCAAACTGATCATCCACGGCGGCGCAGGCAGTTCACTGCAAGGCAAAGGCGGCGTAGAAGCCGTGCGTAAACTGTTATACGGCATTTTAGAAGAAGTCTATGGGCTGCTGAAGGAGGGGGCCAGTGCCTCCGATGCGGTGGTGCGGGGCTGTCAGTTATTGGAAGATGAACCGCGCTTTAATGCAGGCACCGGCTCCGTGTTGCAGTCCGATGGTCAGATTCGCATGAGTGCGTCCCTCATGGACGGCCACCGCCAACGGTTCAGCGGTGTGATCAACGTGGCGCGGGTCAAAAACCCCATTGACTTGGCCCTGCGGCTCCAGGCCGAGGACGATCGCGTGCTGTCGGACCAAGGTTCCGCCGAACTGCTGCGGGAACTGCAATTGCCCATTTATAACCCCCTGACGGATCTGCGCCTCAATGAGTGGATGGAGGAGCGCAAGGGCAACTTCCATCGCACCATGGCGGGGGTGATTGCGGAGCCGGAAGCTGCCCCAGGTCGGGATCCGGAGGCAGGCCGGGGCACCATCGGCGTGGTGGCATTGGATCAAGACGGCCATCTGGCGGCGGGCACCTCCACCGGGGGTAAGGGCTTCGAGCGCATTGGCCGAGTCAGCGATTCCGCCATGCCTGCGGGTAACTATGCCAATGGCCAGGGGGCGGTCAGTTGCACCGGCATTGGGGAAGACATCATTGAGGAATGCCTCGCGGCCCGCATTGTGATCCGGGTGACCGATGGCCTGTCGTTGCAAACGGCCTTTGAAAAGTCGATGCAGGAGGCGGGGGCTAATGGCCGGGACTTGGGGGCGATCGGCCTCGATCGCACCGGGGTCATTGCCTGGGGCAAAACCAGCGAGGTGCTTTTGGGGGCATACCACAGCGGCGAAAAACTGGGGGACACCCTGGAACTGGAGCCAGGGGTACAAGTGGGGCGACTGTATTAG